In Alnus glutinosa chromosome 7, dhAlnGlut1.1, whole genome shotgun sequence, the sequence CCCGTAGGTATACAATGGTTCCAGCTTCTTTGTACCTTGGCTTTTCTGCTTCAATTATATGGGTTGGGCAGGTGAAATTCCATGCGTCAGATTTTTAAGTTTCTTGATATATTACACACCAATAGATTGTAGTCCCAAAAGATATTTTTTAACCTTCATATGGCCTATCAGGGTACGTATCTCACTTCCACTGCCCGCAGTCATGCAAGAGATTGCAACTTACATGAAGGGACAGTAATTGGTAACTTCAATGGAGAATTTTGGGGAATGTTTGCAAGTAACCAGGTGAACGGTTTAGTCTTTTTGTAACAAATCTATTCATGTGCTGTTTTGATAAGAATAAACTTCTATCAGTTAATTTTAGTTTGGCTGATGTGAAGTTTCAATCTGTGATATGGTTTTTGTTCGACATTTCTGCAGTTTGTTGGAAATCTTATCTCACTTGCAATGTTGAGAAATGGAACGGTACGCATTCTCCTCCTGGTTGAATTTTGCTGTTGTGGTCTGTCATTTTGGTTTTACTGTTAACTCACTATATCTTTTTGGCTGTTAAAGATGACTTAATCCTTCCATCCACCAGccctagagttttttttttctttattcatctCATGTGTCTCCAATCAGATATTAGATAGTATTCAAAtgtaacaagaaaaaaagaacttgaaatatattaattaaccttttattttctgttaacGTGcataattgtttttaaaaaattaattatgagGAAGAATTGGTTCTTCGACAGACTAGTCATAGAATAGTCAAAGTAAATAATACAAGACCATGTACATAAATACAGAATCACACAGATGTAACATATTTTGTGCATATTTTCCATTGATGTCACAGCAGAGTGCTTATTTTAGTTTGCCTCTTCGGCTTATTGATTAATATACTGTGATGctagtgttttttatttttttccttttccattattttaatcttatttatATTTGCCTGAGAAGCAGATTTTAGTCTGTGTAGCATGGAAAATTTAAAGCCATTAAGGACATATGTGTGCAAGCATGGCCTGAGTTTCAATCCCCACCTATGACGGCCCATAGTAAAACATTCCCTAGGCAGGCACTATCATGTATATACATTCTCTTGATTTGGGAAATTTTCTAGCATATGCATAGCTTATAATTTacagtttgtaattttttttttttttttttttttttcattcaatggttttattttgttttacatCACTGCAGGAGGGAAGTACCAGTGGCACAACTTTGTTGTTTGTTGTGTTCCTTTGCAGTATGACCTTAGGTACTATACTTATGTGCTTCTTAACAAAAAGGAACAATAACAGAGAGGATGGGTTGCCAGATTCTTCCGTCGGCTTATATTCTACTGTGGTTTCTCTGTCAAAGTCTTTAATCACTCTTTTGTTTGATGCACGGATGCTATTGACCATCCCCCTTATTGCGTATTCAGGATTACAACAGGCGTTTGTATGGTAAATACTGGATGAGTTTGTGAAGAATAGTTTCTTAATGCCATTGCAGTATCAATTCATATCTTTCCAAGTTCTCAATACCCTTCCAATTTCTCTTATTAACATGGATTGCAATCTTAGGGCTGAATTCACCAAGGATATTGTAACTCCAGCACTCGGTGTGTCTGGCGTGGGTGGTGCAATGGCGGTGTATGGAGCTTTTGATGCAATAGTAAGTATGAGAATGCAGAAATGAGGAGTTGCTTACCTTTCAATCTGCTTCAACTGAAATAGCTTGCCGAAATATTAAATCAGTTGTTTCACATTTGTCATCTTATCACAGCTTTACCTATCATTCATGGACAAAACTAGGATGGTACAAACGGGCAGTTATTAACCATTAACAACCTCTAATTGCCACTAACCGGTAACTGCTAACCGTGTAACCGCATGGGAGGTCAGTTGACATTTTCTAACTAACCACTTAGGGCGGTGTGGTTAGCGGTGTTAGGGTAGACAGATGCAGttaatatgtataaaaaaaaaaagaaaaaaaaaaaagaaaaaaaaaaaaggataacaAAACGACGTTATTTTGATACAAAGTTTCAtgccaaaacactaaaacaggCCTAAAACAGTCCCAAAACTGGCGGTGAGGACGGTTGGTAACCGCACCGCCCTACTGCTAACCGCCTGTACAGCCCTAGATGAAACTTCAAACATAAGGAAACAGTTTTGTCCCTGCCAGCCCTTTTCCACAAGAAAAAATAAGGGAGAAAAGTCCTGATTTTTTTGTCTCCTTTAGCAATTATagctttgtaatttttttttacgccTCAGCAGCAGTGGCAAAGGATAAGAGCTTGAGCTTGTGTCTTGTGCATTTTCCTGTGGTCTGACTTTTAACATGATGTGCAACCCAGTTTTTATAACAACATTTTACTTGCAACCTCTGTTACCGTTGTCAGATACGTCTTTCTTAAAGTAagctgaaatttttcttatatgCAAAGCTTAACTCTGATGTTAAAGTGATAATTAAATTGAAGTTCTAATATTCCATGGACCATACTGGAAGTGCAGGGTGGTGAATATTATGTATTGTTTAattgaatcatttctctaaatttgtTGTTGGAACTTGTGCTAGTGTTCGCTGGCAGCTGGTCGACTTACTTCCGGTCTCACGTCAATCACTTGGATAGTTTCTGGTGGAGCTTTAATTCAGGCTGTTGTATTCCTCTGGCTCCTGCTAATATACAGGCACTAAGCACTTTGTTGTACTAAATTTTCTTCAAACCTGAGTTTTTAttctaatgattaatttgtaGCCATATTTACTTTGCCATGTCATGATTCAGGTTATCTAGCGGAGTACTTGGCATTATGTACCCACTTCTCATGGCTGCCATGTTGGGTATTGGTGATGGAGTATTTAATACACAACTTAATGCTTTGCTTGGGATACTCTTCAAGCATGATACGGTActaattaaacatattaataatATACCTTTGATGTTTAACAAATCTTGGTATTCTCAATGTACACAGCAAAGGGTAAGATACTCACTTTCTGGATAAATATATCCATATTTTCTCAATGGTTTACGCATAATGTCATGTTGCAAATTCTTCTCTATCTACTTTGCCAATATCAGTAGTATTTTGGCTTGCAACTTCTTCCAAATCATTTAACAGTTGAGAATTTTTTTGCTTGATCTTGTTCCCGTAAGACAAGTTGGCCTTTGTCGCCGcgtttaatttcttttattgcaCCTGAAGTTCTAACCAGTTGTTATGATCTTGGAAACAGGAAGGAGCATTTGCACAGCTCAAGGTCTGGCAGAGTGGTTCCATCGCAGTCATGTTTTTCTTGAGTCCATACATCTCATTGAAGGCAATGCTGGTGGTTATGCTCGCTGCACTCTGCCTCTCATATGCTGGGTTTCTGCTTTTAACTCTCAAGGTAGAGAAAGCATTCTCCTCCAGTTCATGAAATCAATCCCTATTGTAACTGCCTGTCATATATATCCCATTGCAATTCTTTTTGTGAAGTGTTCATATGCTTAAagggaataatttttttttttttttggttgaagaaTTATAAGCACAAGTGCCTTGTTCCATCATATCTTTAGGGTGATAATCTGTATACCAGCCTCTCTTTATTAATTGAAAAAGTCAAAGATGATGAAGAGCCTGTTTGAGAttgagttgaaaaataaagttttaattttcaagcatttttcaaaagtgtGTTTTGGCCTTTTTCAGGGCAAAAAAGTTAAAGAAggtttttttgagttttttttaaccaaacaGACTCGTTTTTACTTTTGCATAACTTTTTATgtaataaaaatactttaaaagcTCCTAATCGCAATCACAAACAGGTACGATTCGTACGAAGTACTTTTGCATTGTCAAAGTTCTTGGCCCTCACCAAGTGGGAAAACGTATTAAGCAAGTCTTGATGTGAATCTTTAACTTTTCtagcatacatacatacatattatGTATAACCTAGACGTGAATATGAATGTGAAGAGATTGAAAAGGATGAACTGAATTGACTATTCGAGGGTTGTCAAACCTCCACACAAGAATGCATTAATTTGCGTTGTGGACTATGAACAATTACAAGATTGAGGGATTTTATACAAAGAAAGGGGCTACCGACCCTTTTTCTACTTCAACAAACTCACTCAATCTAAGTTAAGGAATACCAGAacaaaaatgatagatttacaattcttttataaattgttaaCACATGTCAAAATGTAATTGgagtgttaaatttttttttttagaataaatgtataataaattcaTGAGTAAACACGCCTTTTGTGATCACTTCTtcggtttttaaaaattgattttaattgcTTAGCTTTGTCacggattttaattttttttttttaaaagtgttttgaGTCGAAATGttatttgaataaattaagCACAACATTCAATAGAAATAACATCAACAATGCAAATGGAAATATCCTCAATAACTACTTGTTTCTTGTTAAGAGAAAGTGCTTTCTTCGCAAGACGGTGCCCAACCCCATTAACGAAACGCCTGGTATGATTGACCTTTGAAATTGGTACTTCCATATGTTTTTCATCTAATAAAGTGACGCCCGTCAAGTGATGTTAGCATATTTCACcacataatattaaaataataattatctatttttaataaaCACTACAAAATTTAAACCTAAAAATAAGGAGAAGGAGAtcgaaaatgtaaaaaaatataaagataggtctct encodes:
- the LOC133874309 gene encoding UNC93-like protein 3, which codes for MDSHDEESPLVVDSSPVQTQKQNHARDVHILSSAFLLIFLAYGAVQNLESTVNTEEDLGTTSLGILYLSFTFFSLVASVVVRRLGTKNALVLGTTGYWLFIAANLKPTWYTMVPASLYLGFSASIIWVGQGTYLTSTARSHARDCNLHEGTVIGNFNGEFWGMFASNQFVGNLISLAMLRNGTEGSTSGTTLLFVVFLCSMTLGTILMCFLTKRNNNREDGLPDSSVGLYSTVVSLSKSLITLLFDARMLLTIPLIAYSGLQQAFVWAEFTKDIVTPALGVSGVGGAMAVYGAFDAICSLAAGRLTSGLTSITWIVSGGALIQAVVFLWLLLIYRLSSGVLGIMYPLLMAAMLGIGDGVFNTQLNALLGILFKHDTEGAFAQLKVWQSGSIAVMFFLSPYISLKAMLVVMLAALCLSYAGFLLLTLKVEKAFSSSS